TTTCTGGACCGCCATAGATGGTAGTTTTTTATTGGCCCTTTTTGGGGGCATCTTTGTCAGTGTATTGAGTTTGGCCTCTTTGCTTAGCTCGGCCCTAGAGCATTATCCGCAGCTACTTTGGTCCTTTTTTATGGGCTTGGTTTTGGCTTCGGCCCTATATGTTGGGCGGCAAATTAAGTGGAACAACCTGCCTTCTATCGTCCTATTGATTATGGGCGCGGGCATTGCCTACGGCATTACGCTTTTTGTGCCTACCGAAATGCCCAAAAGCTACCCTATGGCCTTCATTTCTGGGGCGATTGCTATTTGTGCCATGATTTTACCTGGCATCTCGGGTAGTTTCATTTTGCTCCTGATGGGCATGTATAAGCATGTGATTGAGGCCATTCATGAAAGAGATATCCTTTTTCTCTTGGTCTTTATGATGGGCTGTGGTTTGGGTCTATTGAGTTTTGCTAGAATATTGAGCTGGCTGTTTGAACATTATCGCTCGGCGGCCTTGGCTTTGCTCACTGGCTTTATGTTGGGCTCTTTGCCCAAAATTTGGCCCTGGCAAAATGTCATCCAAACACGTATCAATAGCCATGGAGAA
This genomic interval from Saprospira grandis contains the following:
- a CDS encoding DUF368 domain-containing protein, coding for MQHLFTFLKGMAMGAADVVPGVSGGTVAFITGIYERLLRGIKGVNLESLKVLQRQGIAAFWTAIDGSFLLALFGGIFVSVLSLASLLSSALEHYPQLLWSFFMGLVLASALYVGRQIKWNNLPSIVLLIMGAGIAYGITLFVPTEMPKSYPMAFISGAIAICAMILPGISGSFILLLMGMYKHVIEAIHERDILFLLVFMMGCGLGLLSFARILSWLFEHYRSAALALLTGFMLGSLPKIWPWQNVIQTRINSHGEEEPFLFQSVLPSAYEGEPYLLGASLLALLGFALVFGLERLGQKTGE